A single region of the Biomaibacter acetigenes genome encodes:
- a CDS encoding ABC transporter ATP-binding protein, translating to MNIILKVENLKKKFKDFTLKDISFSLERGYIMGFIGPNGAGKTTTIKLMMNLIKKDGGDVVFFEGLGSVANEREAKQRIGFVYDENYYYDDLTVQEMKYIIARFYRNWDEAVFQKYLKRFELPPRKKIKDLSRGMKMKFSIALALSHHAELIIMDEPTSGLDPVFRAEILEILSDLMQDEHMGVFFSTHITKDLEKIADYITFINRGEIVLSDAKDAILESYGIVKGGRELMDADVRKEFIGIRENEFGFEALIRDVKKVKRVLESNVVFERPTLDDIMLYTVRGNNDV from the coding sequence ATGAACATTATACTGAAAGTCGAAAACCTGAAGAAAAAATTTAAAGACTTTACACTGAAGGATATCAGCTTCAGCCTTGAGCGGGGCTATATCATGGGGTTCATCGGCCCCAACGGCGCCGGCAAGACCACCACCATCAAACTCATGATGAATCTTATTAAAAAGGACGGCGGTGATGTGGTTTTTTTCGAGGGCCTGGGCAGTGTCGCAAACGAAAGGGAAGCAAAACAGAGGATAGGCTTTGTGTATGATGAAAACTACTATTATGATGACCTGACTGTACAGGAGATGAAATATATCATCGCAAGGTTTTACAGAAACTGGGATGAAGCTGTCTTTCAAAAATATTTAAAGAGGTTCGAACTTCCTCCCCGAAAAAAGATCAAGGACCTTTCCAGGGGAATGAAAATGAAATTTTCCATCGCCCTAGCCCTGTCGCATCATGCGGAACTCATCATAATGGATGAGCCAACTTCGGGACTGGACCCGGTATTCAGGGCGGAAATACTGGAGATCCTTTCGGATCTAATGCAGGATGAGCATATGGGTGTCTTCTTTTCCACCCATATCACCAAAGATCTGGAAAAGATAGCCGACTACATTACCTTTATAAATAGGGGAGAAATCGTGTTAAGCGATGCAAAAGATGCCATACTGGAAAGCTACGGCATAGTAAAGGGCGGCAGGGAACTGATGGATGCCGATGTCAGGAAGGAGTTTATCGGAATAAGAGAGAACGAGTTTGGTTTTGAGGCTCTGATCAGGGATGTGAAAAAAGTCAAAAGGGTCCTGGAAAGCAATGTGGTTTTCGAAAGGCCCACTCTGGATGATATCATGTTATACACGGTGAGGGGGAATAATGATGTTTAA
- a CDS encoding DUF438 domain-containing protein produces the protein MADVRGVRTERLKEVLERINRGENPEKVRKEAKDLIENIDAVELSLAEQKLIEEGTRPEELRGLCTIHMEMLKGELEKLKAKVSPGHVLHTLISEHDEILKFLDMLEDLNFRIQKMERFDAKSPDFPKLAHVAKHLVEAELHHRREEDVLFPELEKRGITGPPRIMRMEHYELRGKKKRLLELANAVSTMNFEEFKKELDEVAKFIIFNLRDHIFKENYILYPTALESLKDEALWENMRKTCDEIGYCCFTPKEARQPGL, from the coding sequence ATGGCAGACGTACGAGGGGTCAGGACTGAACGGTTAAAGGAGGTCTTGGAGAGGATCAATCGCGGGGAAAATCCAGAAAAAGTGCGCAAAGAGGCAAAGGATCTTATCGAAAACATCGACGCGGTGGAGCTTTCGCTGGCAGAGCAAAAACTGATCGAGGAAGGAACCAGGCCCGAAGAATTGAGAGGACTTTGCACCATACACATGGAGATGTTGAAGGGCGAGCTGGAAAAACTCAAGGCAAAAGTTTCGCCGGGGCATGTGCTTCATACCCTCATTTCCGAACACGACGAGATACTTAAGTTTCTCGACATGCTGGAGGATTTGAACTTCAGGATTCAGAAGATGGAACGGTTCGACGCCAAATCCCCGGATTTCCCCAAGCTCGCTCATGTGGCAAAGCATCTTGTGGAGGCAGAGCTGCACCACAGGCGGGAGGAAGACGTGCTCTTTCCGGAGCTGGAAAAACGGGGCATCACCGGGCCGCCGCGCATCATGCGCATGGAACACTACGAGCTCCGGGGAAAGAAAAAGAGATTGCTGGAACTGGCCAATGCAGTAAGCACCATGAATTTCGAGGAATTCAAAAAAGAGCTCGATGAGGTGGCAAAATTCATCATCTTCAATTTGAGGGATCATATATTCAAGGAAAATTACATTCTCTATCCTACAGCTCTGGAGAGCTTGAAGGACGAGGCTTTATGGGAAAACATGCGCAAAACCTGCGATGAAATAGGATACTGCTGCTTTACACCAAAGGAAGCCAGGCAGCCCGGATTATGA
- a CDS encoding GntR family transcriptional regulator produces the protein MKIIISNSSNNPIYEQIAEQIKNQILTGELSPGDSLPSIRNLAKELQISVITTKRAYEELEREGFIETVGGKGSFVSGENKELLREKRLKMLEEKLEKAVEDARLLGLSLAELQEMLELFYREGEK, from the coding sequence TTGAAAATCATCATTTCCAATTCCTCCAACAATCCTATATACGAGCAGATAGCCGAACAGATCAAAAATCAAATATTGACGGGAGAACTTTCCCCGGGAGATTCGCTCCCTTCCATCAGGAACCTGGCAAAGGAATTGCAAATAAGCGTGATAACTACCAAGCGGGCTTATGAGGAGCTTGAGCGGGAAGGCTTTATAGAAACAGTGGGGGGAAAGGGAAGCTTTGTATCGGGCGAGAACAAAGAACTTCTGCGGGAAAAGCGGCTCAAGATGCTGGAAGAAAAACTGGAGAAAGCGGTGGAAGACGCGCGGCTTTTGGGCTTAAGCCTTGCAGAGCTTCAGGAAATGCTGGAACTTTTTTATAGGGAGGGTGAAAAATGA
- a CDS encoding HEPN domain-containing protein, protein MPNRAFDWLNQAIKDLKHAQESRCSGHHEWACFAAQQAGEKAIRALRSFAE, encoded by the coding sequence ATGCCAAACCGGGCTTTTGACTGGTTGAACCAGGCTATAAAGGATTTGAAACATGCACAGGAATCCCGGTGCAGTGGACATCATGAATGGGCGTGTTTTGCCGCCCAGCAGGCGGGAGAAAAAGCTATAAGAGCATTACGGTCCTTTGCAGAGTGA
- a CDS encoding HD-GYP domain-containing protein, translated as MIKEPRIQIFDLIMSLSRAIDLVSPAVVNHHMQVAYIAFCIGKQLNLPAAELRELVLAGALHDIGAFSLKERIATLQFELENPHGHAEAGFLLLKDYGPFSSAAGIVRFHHVPWAGGAGCEFSGQKVPKGSHILHLADRVAVLIGKHQEVLGEAARICEMVNGQSGKMFMPELVDAFRNLAAKESFWLDAASPSPDSVLPLRLALPVVELDMEELLNLARLFSRIIDFRSRFTATHSSGVAASAELLARFVGFSERECRMMRIAGYLHDLGKLAVPAEILEKPSELTKPEFDIIRSHTYYTYRILEPIADLYEINTWASFHHERLDGSGYPFHHKGQDLPLGSRIMAVADVFTAITEDRPYRKGMPEERAMQVLQQMADGSALDSNIVSLLRLHFDEINSCRMEAQAGSAEEYKKFLQPVD; from the coding sequence ATGATAAAGGAACCAAGAATTCAGATATTCGATTTAATCATGTCTTTGTCCCGGGCTATAGATCTGGTCAGTCCAGCGGTGGTCAATCATCATATGCAGGTGGCCTACATAGCTTTCTGCATAGGCAAACAATTAAATCTACCGGCGGCGGAGCTGCGGGAACTGGTGCTGGCAGGGGCGCTGCATGATATCGGAGCTTTTTCCCTCAAAGAAAGAATAGCCACTCTGCAGTTTGAACTTGAGAATCCTCACGGGCACGCGGAAGCTGGCTTTTTACTTCTCAAAGATTACGGGCCTTTTTCCAGTGCGGCCGGTATCGTGCGATTCCATCACGTGCCGTGGGCCGGCGGGGCCGGGTGCGAATTCAGTGGGCAGAAAGTCCCGAAGGGCAGCCATATTTTGCATCTGGCCGACCGTGTGGCCGTGCTCATAGGCAAGCATCAGGAAGTGCTGGGGGAAGCTGCAAGAATCTGCGAGATGGTAAATGGGCAGTCCGGGAAAATGTTCATGCCGGAACTGGTGGATGCCTTCAGGAATTTGGCTGCCAAAGAGAGTTTCTGGCTCGACGCTGCTTCTCCATCGCCAGACTCGGTTCTGCCTCTGAGGCTGGCGTTGCCGGTCGTCGAGCTGGACATGGAGGAACTGCTCAACCTGGCCAGGCTTTTTTCTCGCATCATCGATTTCAGAAGCCGGTTCACCGCCACCCACTCCAGCGGCGTTGCAGCCAGTGCGGAGTTGCTGGCCAGATTTGTCGGGTTTTCAGAAAGAGAGTGCCGGATGATGAGAATTGCGGGCTACCTGCACGATCTGGGAAAGCTGGCAGTGCCTGCGGAGATACTGGAAAAGCCGTCGGAGCTGACAAAGCCCGAGTTCGATATAATTCGCAGCCATACATACTACACTTACCGCATCCTCGAGCCCATCGCCGATCTCTATGAAATAAATACCTGGGCCTCCTTTCACCACGAACGCCTGGACGGCAGCGGTTATCCCTTCCACCACAAAGGTCAGGATCTGCCTCTGGGGTCCCGGATCATGGCGGTGGCGGATGTGTTTACTGCTATAACAGAAGACCGCCCTTACAGGAAGGGAATGCCTGAAGAGAGAGCCATGCAGGTTCTCCAGCAGATGGCTGACGGTTCAGCCCTGGATTCAAATATTGTATCCCTGCTGAGACTTCACTTTGATGAGATTAATTCCTGCCGTATGGAGGCCCAGGCGGGTTCGGCTGAAGAATATAAGAAATTTCTGCAGCCGGTGGATTGA
- the gltX gene encoding glutamate--tRNA ligase: MSDKVRVRFAPSPTGSLHIGGARTALFNLLFARHNGGKFILRIEDTDTERSTEESARQIVRSLRWLGLDWDEGPEKGGEYGPYFQSQRLELYRKEVQRLLDEGKAYYCYCTPEELAERREAALKAGKAPRYEGCCRELTEEQKKKFEAEGRKPTVRIKVPQEGQTVVDDLIRGQVVFENSVLDDFIIFKSNGIPTYNFACVVDDNAMEITHIIRAEEHLSNTPKQIQVYKALGYDIPKFAHVPMILAPDRSKLSKRHGATSVEEFRDQGYLAEAIVNYLTLLGWSPEGNEEIFDLEKAIKEFSLERVNKTAAIYDVKKLTWINGHYLRELDLDHITKQLIPFLVKKDIITEEEVGQKYEYIKQVTAISRDRSRTLDELADAIAFFFKDVTEYEEKGIRKHFEKEHAAELLVKGAEALEKLEEFTHDSTEKAFRDLTDSMGLKAAELIHPTRLAISGRTVGPGLFEIIILLGKEETARRMRKAAEWIRKEKRL; the protein is encoded by the coding sequence ATGTCGGATAAAGTTCGGGTGAGATTTGCTCCCAGCCCCACGGGAAGCTTACATATAGGCGGGGCCAGGACGGCACTTTTTAATCTTCTATTTGCACGACATAATGGTGGAAAATTTATCCTCAGGATAGAAGATACCGATACCGAGCGTTCCACGGAAGAATCGGCCCGGCAAATAGTAAGGTCCCTGAGATGGCTGGGCCTGGACTGGGATGAAGGGCCGGAAAAGGGCGGGGAATACGGTCCATACTTTCAATCCCAGCGTTTGGAGCTTTACAGGAAAGAAGTTCAAAGGCTTCTGGATGAGGGTAAGGCCTATTATTGCTACTGCACGCCGGAGGAGCTGGCAGAGCGCCGGGAGGCTGCGTTGAAGGCGGGTAAGGCTCCCCGTTATGAAGGCTGCTGCCGGGAACTTACGGAGGAACAGAAAAAGAAATTCGAAGCCGAAGGCCGCAAACCTACTGTAAGAATAAAAGTGCCTCAGGAAGGCCAGACTGTGGTAGACGACCTCATCCGGGGGCAGGTGGTATTTGAAAACTCGGTGCTGGATGATTTCATCATATTCAAGTCCAACGGCATTCCCACATACAATTTTGCCTGCGTGGTGGATGATAACGCCATGGAAATAACTCATATAATAAGGGCGGAAGAGCATCTTTCCAACACACCAAAGCAAATACAGGTTTACAAAGCCTTAGGGTATGATATCCCGAAGTTTGCCCATGTCCCCATGATACTGGCTCCCGATAGGAGCAAGCTCAGCAAGCGCCACGGGGCCACATCGGTGGAGGAGTTCAGGGACCAGGGGTACCTCGCCGAGGCCATAGTAAACTACCTGACCCTTCTGGGATGGTCGCCGGAAGGAAATGAGGAAATATTCGATTTGGAAAAGGCTATAAAGGAGTTCTCCCTGGAAAGGGTGAACAAGACCGCAGCCATATATGATGTCAAAAAACTTACCTGGATAAACGGCCATTACTTGAGGGAACTGGACCTTGACCATATTACAAAACAGCTCATTCCCTTCCTGGTAAAGAAAGATATCATCACCGAAGAGGAAGTCGGGCAAAAATATGAATATATAAAACAGGTTACAGCTATTTCCAGAGATAGGTCCAGAACCCTGGACGAACTGGCCGACGCCATAGCCTTTTTCTTCAAGGATGTAACGGAATATGAGGAAAAAGGCATAAGGAAGCATTTTGAAAAGGAACATGCCGCCGAACTGCTGGTAAAGGGCGCCGAAGCGTTGGAGAAACTTGAGGAATTCACCCATGATTCTACCGAAAAGGCCTTCAGGGACCTCACAGACAGCATGGGTCTTAAGGCCGCGGAACTGATCCACCCCACGCGCCTGGCCATTTCCGGCAGGACCGTAGGTCCGGGCCTTTTTGAGATAATTATCCTTTTAGGGAAAGAAGAAACTGCAAGGCGCATGAGAAAAGCCGCCGAGTGGATAAGGAAGGAAAAGAGGTTATAA
- a CDS encoding LAGLIDADG family homing endonuclease, producing MTDTEKAYIAGIIDGEGSITLVKQHKNRNPSPMISVASTDLELLIWMKKTINGGTIIKKKNYNPENHLNSYVFNLTYNKALKLLQEIEPYLVIERKKQRARLLINEYKQVTPRNGKYNEELAKKREKFYKTFISL from the coding sequence ATGACAGACACTGAAAAAGCTTATATTGCAGGTATTATTGATGGAGAGGGTAGTATAACTTTAGTAAAGCAACATAAAAATAGAAATCCTTCACCAATGATTTCTGTAGCTTCAACTGATTTAGAGCTTTTAATTTGGATGAAAAAAACTATTAACGGTGGAACCATTATAAAAAAGAAGAACTATAATCCTGAAAATCATCTCAATTCATATGTTTTTAATTTGACCTACAATAAGGCATTAAAATTGCTGCAAGAAATAGAACCATATTTAGTAATCGAACGAAAAAAGCAAAGAGCAAGATTGCTAATTAACGAATATAAACAGGTGACGCCAAGAAATGGAAAGTATAATGAAGAGCTGGCAAAAAAAAGAGAGAAATTTTATAAAACATTTATATCTCTATAA
- a CDS encoding type II toxin-antitoxin system PemK/MazF family toxin: MLVRRGDVYYADLNPVIGSEQGGIRPVLVVQNDVGNKYSPTVIIAAITSQIDKAKLPTHVELKREDYGLEKDSVILLEQLRTIDKRRLKEKITFLDQEIMVRVDEALKISLGLTEF; encoded by the coding sequence GTGCTTGTAAGGCGAGGGGATGTATACTATGCTGACCTGAACCCTGTGATAGGTTCAGAGCAGGGTGGAATAAGGCCGGTCCTGGTGGTGCAAAACGATGTGGGGAACAAATACAGCCCCACTGTTATTATTGCTGCCATTACATCTCAGATAGACAAGGCCAAACTTCCTACCCATGTGGAACTAAAGCGCGAGGATTACGGACTTGAAAAAGATTCGGTTATATTACTGGAACAATTGAGAACAATAGATAAAAGGAGACTCAAGGAAAAGATTACTTTTCTCGACCAGGAGATCATGGTCAGAGTGGATGAAGCCCTGAAAATAAGCCTTGGCCTTACCGAATTTTAA
- a CDS encoding NAD(P)H-hydrate dehydratase has protein sequence MKVVSPSTMRELDRKAIEDMNVPGIVLMENAGREVALAVKRLWDEDPLKKKRKVVLFCGKGNNGGDGFVAARHLANMGFEPIIFLVAEPEAIKGDAAINYHIILNMDISVIIIESGEDLDKAREHCGDAAAIVDALFGTGLRGEVQGTGRQAIELINSLDVPVVAVDIPSGISGETGKVLGAAVRARETVTMALPKMGMVLYPGAAYAGKIIVADIGMPSSILKSVKAEAELLEKDQVAGLFKPYPPDAHKGTFGRVFILAGSAGMTGAAALCSLAAARSGAGLVTLGTPESLNDIMEAKITEVMTLALPETPQRSFSIKALGKALEFSSQCDAAAIGPGLSRQDETRDFIRQFVAACPVPMVIDADGLNALAEKPEILAGLKVPAIITPHPGEMARLLSTDAGAVQEDRVGAVREATKRFKCTALLKGARTMIAAPEGSLWINPTGNPGMATGGSGDVLTGIIAAFLARGMEPWEAAAAGAYIHGLAGDLAAAAKGEISLIASDLLDFLPEAFSKFEARSSNTQPIDG, from the coding sequence ATGAAGGTAGTAAGCCCTTCCACCATGAGGGAGCTGGACAGGAAGGCCATTGAAGATATGAATGTTCCCGGAATCGTGCTCATGGAAAACGCCGGCCGGGAAGTAGCCCTGGCGGTAAAACGCTTGTGGGATGAAGACCCCCTGAAAAAGAAAAGAAAAGTAGTACTCTTTTGCGGCAAGGGCAACAACGGGGGCGACGGGTTTGTGGCGGCCCGTCACCTGGCCAATATGGGCTTTGAACCGATTATCTTCCTTGTGGCAGAACCTGAGGCAATAAAAGGGGATGCCGCCATAAATTACCATATAATTTTGAATATGGATATTTCCGTAATAATCATCGAAAGCGGCGAGGACCTGGATAAAGCCCGGGAACACTGCGGGGATGCCGCAGCTATAGTGGACGCCCTCTTTGGCACCGGATTGAGAGGAGAAGTCCAGGGCACAGGCCGGCAGGCAATTGAACTTATAAACAGCCTGGATGTTCCGGTTGTTGCGGTAGATATACCTTCGGGCATCTCCGGGGAGACCGGAAAAGTCCTGGGGGCTGCGGTCAGGGCCCGGGAAACCGTGACCATGGCCCTTCCCAAGATGGGGATGGTGCTTTATCCCGGAGCAGCCTATGCCGGGAAGATTATTGTGGCCGACATAGGGATGCCCTCCAGTATATTGAAAAGCGTAAAGGCAGAAGCAGAACTGCTGGAAAAGGATCAGGTAGCCGGCCTTTTCAAACCGTATCCCCCCGATGCCCATAAGGGGACTTTCGGCAGAGTCTTTATCCTGGCGGGTTCGGCCGGCATGACAGGAGCCGCCGCCCTCTGCAGCCTGGCGGCGGCAAGAAGCGGTGCGGGCCTGGTGACCCTGGGGACCCCCGAAAGCCTCAACGACATCATGGAAGCAAAAATCACCGAAGTGATGACCCTTGCTTTGCCCGAGACACCTCAAAGAAGCTTTTCCATAAAAGCTCTGGGAAAAGCTCTCGAATTTTCTTCCCAGTGTGACGCCGCAGCTATCGGTCCGGGCCTTTCCCGGCAGGATGAGACCCGGGATTTTATAAGGCAATTCGTAGCGGCTTGTCCAGTGCCCATGGTGATAGATGCCGACGGTCTCAACGCCCTGGCAGAAAAACCTGAAATCCTGGCAGGACTTAAAGTGCCGGCTATCATTACTCCGCATCCCGGCGAAATGGCGAGGCTTCTTTCCACCGATGCCGGTGCGGTTCAGGAGGACCGGGTGGGGGCGGTCCGCGAAGCCACAAAAAGATTCAAATGCACCGCCCTGTTAAAAGGAGCCCGGACCATGATCGCCGCTCCTGAAGGTAGCCTTTGGATAAACCCCACCGGAAATCCCGGCATGGCTACCGGAGGCAGCGGCGATGTGCTCACCGGCATAATAGCAGCCTTCCTGGCCAGAGGCATGGAACCATGGGAGGCCGCAGCTGCGGGTGCTTACATCCATGGCCTGGCAGGTGATCTTGCCGCTGCAGCCAAAGGCGAAATTTCTTTAATAGCGAGTGACCTGCTCGATTTTCTACCAGAGGCATTCTCGAAGTTCGAGGCTAGAAGTTCGAATACGCAGCCGATTGATGGTTAA
- a CDS encoding ABC-2 transporter permease: MMFNLVLKDFLIQKKTFLIAFVYSVFFFIVFRGNVFKDFVYIMGSVAIGYIYIMYTVNLDEKNKSYLIINSLPVTRRQVVMSRYLFYIAVIFIGILIMSLVGMILKTVPGFSDLG, translated from the coding sequence ATGATGTTTAACCTGGTATTAAAGGATTTTCTTATTCAGAAAAAGACATTTCTTATAGCGTTTGTATACAGCGTGTTTTTCTTTATAGTCTTTCGGGGGAATGTCTTCAAGGATTTTGTATATATCATGGGCTCTGTAGCTATCGGTTATATTTACATCATGTATACCGTTAACCTGGATGAAAAGAATAAAAGCTATCTAATAATAAATAGCCTGCCGGTAACAAGAAGGCAGGTGGTGATGTCAAGGTATTTATTTTACATCGCTGTGATATTTATCGGCATATTGATAATGTCGTTGGTAGGCATGATTCTTAAAACAGTCCCGGGATTTTCCGATCTTGGCTAA
- a CDS encoding nucleotidyltransferase domain-containing protein, protein MPVRSLNSSVLKWPDLNDVRSSLDKWAKRVLQIRRDIVKIGYFGSYARKDWGVGSDLDLVVVIKESGKPFYERPTEWDVMEIPVPVDLLIYTEEEFGKLRAENRRFYRQLEKEAVWIYPDNTQ, encoded by the coding sequence ATGCCGGTGAGATCATTGAATTCGTCCGTTCTAAAATGGCCTGATTTAAACGATGTGCGCAGCTCGCTGGATAAATGGGCAAAAAGAGTATTGCAAATCAGGAGGGATATTGTAAAGATAGGTTACTTCGGGTCCTATGCGCGAAAAGATTGGGGGGTTGGAAGCGATCTTGATCTGGTGGTGGTAATAAAGGAATCCGGTAAGCCCTTTTATGAAAGGCCGACGGAATGGGATGTCATGGAAATACCGGTGCCAGTGGATTTGTTGATTTATACGGAAGAAGAGTTCGGCAAATTGCGGGCTGAAAACCGGCGCTTTTACAGACAACTGGAGAAGGAGGCGGTGTGGATTTATCCTGATAATACTCAATGA
- a CDS encoding CopG family ribbon-helix-helix protein: MADLKRIIVSLPNNLLEEVDGIVALENKNRSEFIRDAMRLYIREREKIRVREQLKSGYMQMAELNVKLSEMGLYEDLKDFVLYETRLSECE, encoded by the coding sequence GTGGCCGACTTGAAAAGGATAATTGTAAGTCTGCCTAATAATTTGCTGGAAGAAGTAGACGGTATCGTGGCTCTGGAAAATAAAAACCGCAGCGAATTTATCCGAGATGCCATGCGATTATATATCCGGGAAAGGGAAAAGATAAGAGTGAGAGAACAGCTAAAAAGCGGTTACATGCAAATGGCCGAGCTCAATGTCAAATTGTCCGAAATGGGATTATACGAGGACTTGAAGGATTTTGTTCTTTACGAAACAAGACTTTCGGAGTGTGAATAA
- the acpS gene encoding holo-ACP synthase: MEIGVDIVEIDRIKRACRRKRFLERFFTHQELSGIDKNKMAIFYQRLAGKFAAKEAVAKALGTGFRYFRWREIEILNDHNGKPYAVLSGRAEEILKSGGFEKILVTISHCRDYAIAFAVARGGGQNEGSKPFHHEGAGQEGH; this comes from the coding sequence ATGGAAATCGGCGTTGATATTGTTGAGATCGACAGGATAAAAAGGGCCTGCCGGAGAAAAAGATTTTTAGAAAGATTTTTTACCCATCAGGAACTTTCTGGTATTGATAAAAATAAAATGGCAATTTTTTATCAACGCCTGGCGGGCAAGTTTGCGGCCAAAGAAGCTGTGGCCAAGGCTCTGGGGACCGGCTTCAGATATTTCCGGTGGCGGGAAATAGAGATATTGAACGATCATAACGGTAAGCCTTATGCCGTGCTGTCAGGCAGGGCCGAAGAAATATTAAAATCAGGAGGATTTGAAAAAATTCTTGTAACCATATCCCACTGCAGGGACTATGCCATAGCCTTTGCGGTGGCCCGTGGAGGTGGTCAAAATGAAGGTAGTAAGCCCTTCCACCATGAGGGAGCTGGACAGGAAGGCCATTGA
- a CDS encoding Hsp20/alpha crystallin family protein has protein sequence MRGRGLVPWRRRGGLLPGFFDFGFDFDDFFDNFFNLQPVRADMRETEKEYIVEADLPGYDKNNIEIRFENNLLTISAQQDETTEEKGENYIHRERRRGSFSRSIPVPENVNGDAIKASFNNGVLQIILPKITPSKPSGRKIDID, from the coding sequence ATGCGCGGCAGAGGTTTAGTTCCATGGAGACGTAGAGGAGGATTGCTCCCCGGGTTTTTCGACTTCGGCTTTGACTTTGATGACTTCTTTGACAATTTCTTTAATCTGCAGCCGGTAAGGGCCGATATGAGGGAAACTGAAAAAGAGTATATCGTCGAGGCGGACCTGCCGGGATATGACAAGAACAATATAGAGATCCGCTTTGAAAACAATCTGCTCACCATTTCCGCCCAGCAGGACGAGACCACCGAAGAAAAGGGCGAAAACTATATCCACCGGGAACGCCGCCGCGGCAGTTTTTCAAGGTCCATCCCCGTGCCCGAGAATGTCAACGGTGATGCCATAAAGGCCAGTTTCAACAACGGCGTGCTGCAGATAATACTGCCCAAGATCACGCCATCCAAACCCAGTGGAAGAAAGATAGACATCGATTAA
- a CDS encoding HDIG domain-containing metalloprotein yields the protein MSKVPTREEAFALFKEYNQNESLIKHALTVEAVMRHFAELFGEDVEKWGIIGLVHDLDYEKFPEQHCQKVKEILTEKEWPEEYIKAIQSHGWKLCSNVEPTEKMEKVLYTIDELTGLVTATALVRPDRSIMETTVKSVKKKWKQKSFAAGVNREVIEEGAKMLGMDLDTIIDETIKGMQKVADEIGLKGE from the coding sequence ATGTCTAAAGTTCCTACGCGAGAAGAAGCTTTTGCGCTTTTTAAAGAATACAACCAGAACGAAAGCCTCATCAAGCATGCATTGACTGTGGAAGCCGTGATGCGCCACTTCGCCGAGCTTTTCGGGGAAGATGTGGAAAAGTGGGGTATCATAGGCCTGGTGCATGACCTTGATTATGAGAAATTCCCCGAGCAGCACTGTCAAAAAGTAAAAGAGATCCTTACCGAAAAAGAGTGGCCCGAAGAATATATTAAGGCCATCCAGAGTCACGGTTGGAAACTTTGCAGTAATGTAGAGCCCACCGAAAAAATGGAAAAGGTTTTATATACCATCGATGAACTGACAGGCCTTGTGACCGCCACCGCCCTGGTGCGCCCTGACAGGAGCATCATGGAAACCACCGTAAAATCCGTCAAAAAGAAATGGAAACAAAAGAGTTTTGCCGCCGGAGTAAATCGCGAAGTCATAGAAGAAGGCGCAAAGATGCTGGGCATGGACTTAGACACGATCATCGATGAGACCATCAAAGGTATGCAAAAGGTGGCAGACGAAATAGGCCTGAAAGGCGAATAA